A part of Peromyscus maniculatus bairdii isolate BWxNUB_F1_BW_parent chromosome 10, HU_Pman_BW_mat_3.1, whole genome shotgun sequence genomic DNA contains:
- the Sertad2 gene encoding SERTA domain-containing protein 2 isoform X3 yields the protein MLGKGGKRKFEEHEDGLEGKVVSSSDGPSRVSYTLQRQTVFNISLMKLYNHRPLTEPSLQKTVLINNMLRRIQEELKQEGSLRPAFTPTPQPNNSLGDSYREAPPAFSHLAAPPAHPCDLGSTTPLEACLTPASLLEDDDDAFCTLQATQPAAPPRLSSPALPPEKDSFSSALDEIEELCPTSTSTEAALAAVAPGSPKGTSSESSIQKPEGPQEGRTDDSRFMDSLPGNFEITTSTGFLTDLTLDDILFADIDTSMYDFDPCTSTSGTASKMAPVSADDLLKTLAPYSSQPVAPSQPFKMDLTELDHIMEVLVGS from the coding sequence ATGTTGGGCAAAGGAGGAAAGCGGAAGTTTGAGGAGCATGAAGATGGGCTGGAAGGCAAAGTTGTGTCCTCCTCTGACGGTCCGTCCAGGGTGTCTTACACCTTACAGCGTCAGACTGTCTTCAACATTTCCCTTATGAAACTCTATAACCACAGGCCTCTGACGGAGCCCAGCTTGCAGAAGACTGTCTTAATTAACAACATGTTGAGGCGGATCCaagaggaactcaagcaggaaggCAGCCTGAGGCCTGCGttcacccccactccccagcccaACAACTCGCTGGGCGACAGCTACAGGGAGGCCCCACCTGCCTTCTCCCACCTGGCCGCGCCTCCTGCTCACCCCTGTGACCTAGGAAGCACTACACCCTTGGAGGCCTGCCTCACCCCCGCCTCCCTGCTAGAGGATGACGATGACGCTTTCTGCACTTTGCAGGCCACGCAGCCTGCGGCTCCCCCCAGACTCtcttctccagccctccctcccgaAAAGGACAGCTTCTCCTCCGCCTTGGACGAGATTGAGGAGCTCTGTCCCACATCTACCTCCACAGAGGCTGCCCTGGCGGCAGTGGCGCCCGGCAGCCCCAAAGGAACCTCCAGTGAGTCCAGCATCCAGAAGCCTGAGGGGCCCCAGGAAGGCCGCACAGATGACTCGAGATTCATGGACTCTCTGCCTGGGAACTTTGAAATAACAACGTCCACAGGTTTCCTGACGGACTTGACCCTGGACGACATCTTGTTTGCTGACATTGACACATCCATGTACGATTTTGACCCCTGCACCTCTACATCAGGGACGGCCTCAAAAATGGCCCCCGTGTCTGCGGATGACCTCCTCAAGACCCTGGCCCCCTACAGCAGTCAGCCTGTCGCCCCGAGTCAGCCTTTCAAAATGGACCTCACAGAGCTGGACCACATCATGGAGGTGCTTGTCGGGTCCTAA
- the Sertad2 gene encoding SERTA domain-containing protein 2 isoform X2 produces the protein MQLRYMLGKGGKRKFEEHEDGLEGKVVSSSDGPSRVSYTLQRQTVFNISLMKLYNHRPLTEPSLQKTVLINNMLRRIQEELKQEGSLRPAFTPTPQPNNSLGDSYREAPPAFSHLAAPPAHPCDLGSTTPLEACLTPASLLEDDDDAFCTLQATQPAAPPRLSSPALPPEKDSFSSALDEIEELCPTSTSTEAALAAVAPGSPKGTSSESSIQKPEGPQEGRTDDSRFMDSLPGNFEITTSTGFLTDLTLDDILFADIDTSMYDFDPCTSTSGTASKMAPVSADDLLKTLAPYSSQPVAPSQPFKMDLTELDHIMEVLVGS, from the coding sequence ATATATGTTGGGCAAAGGAGGAAAGCGGAAGTTTGAGGAGCATGAAGATGGGCTGGAAGGCAAAGTTGTGTCCTCCTCTGACGGTCCGTCCAGGGTGTCTTACACCTTACAGCGTCAGACTGTCTTCAACATTTCCCTTATGAAACTCTATAACCACAGGCCTCTGACGGAGCCCAGCTTGCAGAAGACTGTCTTAATTAACAACATGTTGAGGCGGATCCaagaggaactcaagcaggaaggCAGCCTGAGGCCTGCGttcacccccactccccagcccaACAACTCGCTGGGCGACAGCTACAGGGAGGCCCCACCTGCCTTCTCCCACCTGGCCGCGCCTCCTGCTCACCCCTGTGACCTAGGAAGCACTACACCCTTGGAGGCCTGCCTCACCCCCGCCTCCCTGCTAGAGGATGACGATGACGCTTTCTGCACTTTGCAGGCCACGCAGCCTGCGGCTCCCCCCAGACTCtcttctccagccctccctcccgaAAAGGACAGCTTCTCCTCCGCCTTGGACGAGATTGAGGAGCTCTGTCCCACATCTACCTCCACAGAGGCTGCCCTGGCGGCAGTGGCGCCCGGCAGCCCCAAAGGAACCTCCAGTGAGTCCAGCATCCAGAAGCCTGAGGGGCCCCAGGAAGGCCGCACAGATGACTCGAGATTCATGGACTCTCTGCCTGGGAACTTTGAAATAACAACGTCCACAGGTTTCCTGACGGACTTGACCCTGGACGACATCTTGTTTGCTGACATTGACACATCCATGTACGATTTTGACCCCTGCACCTCTACATCAGGGACGGCCTCAAAAATGGCCCCCGTGTCTGCGGATGACCTCCTCAAGACCCTGGCCCCCTACAGCAGTCAGCCTGTCGCCCCGAGTCAGCCTTTCAAAATGGACCTCACAGAGCTGGACCACATCATGGAGGTGCTTGTCGGGTCCTAA
- the Sertad2 gene encoding SERTA domain-containing protein 2 isoform X1: MQLRSVRLQRYMLGKGGKRKFEEHEDGLEGKVVSSSDGPSRVSYTLQRQTVFNISLMKLYNHRPLTEPSLQKTVLINNMLRRIQEELKQEGSLRPAFTPTPQPNNSLGDSYREAPPAFSHLAAPPAHPCDLGSTTPLEACLTPASLLEDDDDAFCTLQATQPAAPPRLSSPALPPEKDSFSSALDEIEELCPTSTSTEAALAAVAPGSPKGTSSESSIQKPEGPQEGRTDDSRFMDSLPGNFEITTSTGFLTDLTLDDILFADIDTSMYDFDPCTSTSGTASKMAPVSADDLLKTLAPYSSQPVAPSQPFKMDLTELDHIMEVLVGS, translated from the coding sequence ATATATGTTGGGCAAAGGAGGAAAGCGGAAGTTTGAGGAGCATGAAGATGGGCTGGAAGGCAAAGTTGTGTCCTCCTCTGACGGTCCGTCCAGGGTGTCTTACACCTTACAGCGTCAGACTGTCTTCAACATTTCCCTTATGAAACTCTATAACCACAGGCCTCTGACGGAGCCCAGCTTGCAGAAGACTGTCTTAATTAACAACATGTTGAGGCGGATCCaagaggaactcaagcaggaaggCAGCCTGAGGCCTGCGttcacccccactccccagcccaACAACTCGCTGGGCGACAGCTACAGGGAGGCCCCACCTGCCTTCTCCCACCTGGCCGCGCCTCCTGCTCACCCCTGTGACCTAGGAAGCACTACACCCTTGGAGGCCTGCCTCACCCCCGCCTCCCTGCTAGAGGATGACGATGACGCTTTCTGCACTTTGCAGGCCACGCAGCCTGCGGCTCCCCCCAGACTCtcttctccagccctccctcccgaAAAGGACAGCTTCTCCTCCGCCTTGGACGAGATTGAGGAGCTCTGTCCCACATCTACCTCCACAGAGGCTGCCCTGGCGGCAGTGGCGCCCGGCAGCCCCAAAGGAACCTCCAGTGAGTCCAGCATCCAGAAGCCTGAGGGGCCCCAGGAAGGCCGCACAGATGACTCGAGATTCATGGACTCTCTGCCTGGGAACTTTGAAATAACAACGTCCACAGGTTTCCTGACGGACTTGACCCTGGACGACATCTTGTTTGCTGACATTGACACATCCATGTACGATTTTGACCCCTGCACCTCTACATCAGGGACGGCCTCAAAAATGGCCCCCGTGTCTGCGGATGACCTCCTCAAGACCCTGGCCCCCTACAGCAGTCAGCCTGTCGCCCCGAGTCAGCCTTTCAAAATGGACCTCACAGAGCTGGACCACATCATGGAGGTGCTTGTCGGGTCCTAA